One stretch of Amycolatopsis tolypomycina DNA includes these proteins:
- the ilvD gene encoding dihydroxy-acid dehydratase: MPPLRSRTTTHGRNAAGARSLWRATGMTDSDFGKPIVAIANSYTQFVPGHVHLKDLGEIVADAVKEAGGVAREFHTIAVDDGIAMGHSGMLYSLPSREIIADSVEYMVNAHQADALVCISNCDKITPGMLNAAMRLNIPVVFVSGGPMEAGKAVVVGGVAQAPTDLITAIAASASPEVDEDGLAVVERSACPTCGSCSGMFTANSMNCLTEALGLSLPGNGSTLATHAARRALFEEAGRTVVELCKRWYEEDDASVLPRSIASKAAFENAMALDMAMGGSTNTVLHILAAAQEGEVDFTIADIDAIGRRVPCLSKVAPNSDYHMEDVHRAGGIPAILGELYRGGLLNTDVWSVHSPDLSSWLSAWDIRAASPSAEALELFHAAPGGVRTTQAFSTSNRWSSLDTDAAEGCIRDVEHAYTKDGGLAILRGNLAENGAVIKAAGIDEDLWHFEGPARVLESQEEAVSAILKKEIQPGEVLVIRYEGPAGGPGMQEMLHPTAFLKGSGLGKKCALITDGRFSGGSSGISVGHISPEAAAGGLIGLVENGDRILLDIHERRLELLVSPEILAERRAKMEASERPWQPKDRQRPVTAALRAYARMATSADTGAVRDVNK, encoded by the coding sequence GTGCCGCCTCTCCGTTCCCGGACCACCACCCACGGCCGCAACGCGGCGGGCGCGCGCTCGCTCTGGCGCGCCACGGGCATGACCGACAGCGACTTCGGCAAGCCGATCGTCGCGATCGCCAACTCCTACACGCAGTTCGTGCCGGGCCACGTGCACCTGAAGGACCTCGGCGAGATCGTCGCGGACGCGGTCAAGGAAGCGGGCGGCGTCGCGCGCGAGTTCCACACGATCGCCGTCGACGACGGCATCGCGATGGGCCACTCAGGCATGCTCTACTCGCTGCCTTCGCGCGAGATCATCGCCGACTCGGTGGAGTACATGGTCAACGCGCACCAGGCCGACGCCCTGGTGTGCATCTCCAACTGCGACAAGATCACCCCGGGCATGCTCAACGCGGCGATGCGCCTGAACATCCCGGTGGTGTTCGTCTCGGGCGGCCCGATGGAGGCAGGCAAGGCGGTCGTCGTCGGTGGCGTCGCCCAGGCCCCGACCGACCTGATCACGGCGATCGCGGCGTCGGCGAGCCCCGAGGTCGACGAGGACGGGCTGGCGGTCGTCGAGCGCTCGGCCTGCCCGACGTGCGGTTCGTGCTCCGGCATGTTCACGGCGAACTCGATGAACTGCCTCACCGAGGCCCTCGGCTTGTCGCTGCCGGGCAACGGCTCCACGCTGGCAACGCACGCGGCGCGGCGCGCGCTGTTCGAGGAGGCCGGCCGCACGGTCGTCGAGCTGTGCAAGCGCTGGTACGAGGAGGACGACGCCTCGGTCCTGCCGCGCTCGATCGCGTCGAAGGCGGCGTTCGAGAACGCGATGGCCCTCGACATGGCGATGGGCGGTTCGACGAACACGGTGCTGCACATCCTGGCGGCCGCCCAGGAGGGCGAGGTCGACTTCACGATCGCCGACATCGACGCGATCGGCCGCCGCGTGCCGTGCCTGTCGAAGGTGGCGCCGAACTCGGACTACCACATGGAGGACGTCCACCGCGCGGGCGGAATCCCGGCGATCCTGGGCGAGCTCTACCGCGGCGGCCTGCTCAACACGGACGTGTGGTCGGTGCACTCGCCGGATCTCTCGTCGTGGCTTTCTGCGTGGGACATCCGGGCCGCTTCGCCTTCTGCCGAGGCTCTGGAGCTCTTCCACGCGGCGCCGGGCGGGGTGCGCACGACGCAGGCGTTCTCGACGTCGAACCGCTGGTCGTCCCTGGACACCGACGCCGCGGAGGGCTGCATCCGCGACGTCGAGCACGCGTACACGAAGGACGGCGGCCTGGCGATCCTCCGCGGCAACCTCGCGGAGAACGGCGCGGTGATCAAGGCCGCGGGCATCGACGAGGACCTGTGGCACTTCGAGGGCCCGGCCCGCGTGCTGGAGAGCCAGGAGGAAGCGGTCTCGGCGATCTTGAAGAAGGAGATCCAGCCGGGCGAGGTCCTGGTGATCCGCTACGAGGGCCCGGCGGGCGGCCCGGGCATGCAGGAAATGCTCCACCCGACGGCATTCCTGAAGGGCTCAGGCCTCGGCAAGAAGTGCGCCCTGATCACGGACGGCCGCTTTTCGGGCGGCTCATCGGGCATTTCGGTGGGCCACATCTCCCCCGAGGCGGCGGCAGGCGGCCTGATCGGCCTGGTGGAGAACGGCGACCGGATCCTGTTGGACATCCACGAGCGCCGGCTGGAGCTGCTGGTGTCCCCGGAGATCCTGGCCGAGCGCCGCGCGAAGATGGAGGCATCGGAGCGCCCGTGGCAGCCGAAGGACCGCCAGCGCCCAGTGACGGCGGCCCTGCGCGCGTACGCCCGGATGGCAACATCGGCGGACACGGGCGCGGTGCGGGACGTGAACAAGTAG
- a CDS encoding PH domain-containing protein, protein MAEKQQDEGRKAVFRVPRTSFMAIALLTICVTPIALGEIPYLQWLYVFPIALTVFVIRHRTVATRSGLAVRTMFGHRDIPWSALKGLAITKKARVQAVLQDDTKVPLPTVRTRHLPVLSLVSEGLVADPSGQLAAEDIKPSAE, encoded by the coding sequence GTGGCCGAAAAACAGCAGGACGAAGGCCGGAAGGCCGTCTTCCGCGTCCCCCGCACGTCCTTCATGGCGATCGCCCTCCTGACGATCTGCGTGACGCCGATCGCGCTCGGGGAGATCCCGTACCTGCAGTGGCTCTACGTCTTCCCGATCGCGCTGACGGTGTTCGTGATCCGCCACCGCACGGTCGCGACGCGCTCGGGGCTGGCGGTCCGCACGATGTTCGGCCACCGCGACATCCCGTGGTCGGCGCTGAAGGGGCTCGCGATCACGAAGAAGGCGCGCGTGCAGGCGGTGCTGCAGGACGACACGAAGGTGCCACTGCCGACCGTGCGGACCCGGCACCTGCCGGTGCTGTCGCTGGTCAGCGAGGGCCTGGTCGCGGACCCGAGCGGGCAGCTGGCCGCCGAGGACATCAAGCCGTCCGCCGAGTAA
- a CDS encoding acetolactate synthase large subunit, with the protein MTSATSRSDAKPGPTPGTPGARPKPAPPAGTPVRVTGAQSLVRSLEAVGAEVVFGIPGGTILPAYDPLLDSTKVRHVLVRHEQGAGHAATGYAQATGKVGVCMATSGPGATNLVTPLADANMDSVPVVAITGQQSRALIGTDAFQEADICGITMPITKHNFLVTDPADIPRTIAEAFHLAATGRPGPVLVDIPKDVLQEMTSFSWPTELRLPGYRPTLRPHGKQVREAAKLIAKSRRPVLYVGGGVIKAEAHEQLKQLAELTNIPVVTTLMARGAFPDSHPQHLGMPGMHGSVAAVAAMQRADLLIALGARFDDRVTGQLSSFAPDAAIVHADIDPAEISKNRKADVPIVGDCKEIIGELITAVTTEFEHGGKPDLADWWTQADDWRKTYPAGYEWPDDGSLSPQYVIERIGELVGPDAVYAAGVGQHQMWAAQFVKYENPRTWINSGGLGTMGYAVPAAMGAQFGVPDKPVWAIDGDGCFQMTNQELATCAIEGAPIKVAVINNGNLGMVRQWQNLFYSERYSNTDLGTHKHRIPDFVLLAEALGCAGLRCETKEDVDATIRRAMEINDRPVVIDFVVGKDAQVWPMVAAGTGNDEIMAVRGIRPLFDDDEVSVETIKEDTVAAEATGEGER; encoded by the coding sequence ATGACCAGTGCGACGTCGCGCAGCGACGCGAAGCCCGGGCCGACGCCCGGAACGCCCGGAGCACGTCCGAAGCCGGCCCCACCGGCGGGAACGCCGGTGCGCGTCACCGGCGCGCAGTCCCTCGTGCGCTCGCTCGAGGCCGTCGGCGCCGAGGTGGTCTTCGGGATTCCGGGCGGTACCATCCTGCCCGCCTACGACCCGCTGCTCGACTCGACGAAGGTCCGCCACGTCCTGGTCCGCCACGAGCAGGGCGCCGGCCACGCCGCCACCGGGTACGCGCAGGCCACCGGCAAGGTCGGCGTCTGCATGGCGACGTCGGGCCCGGGCGCGACCAACCTGGTCACCCCGCTCGCCGACGCGAACATGGACTCGGTCCCGGTGGTGGCCATCACCGGCCAGCAGTCCCGCGCGCTGATCGGCACCGACGCGTTCCAGGAAGCCGACATCTGCGGCATCACCATGCCGATCACCAAGCACAACTTCCTCGTCACGGACCCCGCGGACATCCCGCGGACCATCGCCGAGGCGTTCCACCTCGCCGCGACCGGCCGGCCCGGCCCGGTCCTGGTGGACATCCCCAAGGACGTGCTGCAGGAGATGACCTCGTTCTCCTGGCCGACGGAGCTGCGCCTCCCGGGTTACCGCCCGACGCTGCGCCCGCACGGCAAGCAGGTCCGCGAAGCCGCGAAGCTGATCGCGAAGTCGCGGCGCCCGGTGCTCTACGTCGGCGGCGGTGTCATCAAGGCCGAGGCGCACGAGCAGCTGAAGCAGCTCGCCGAGCTGACGAACATCCCCGTCGTCACCACGCTGATGGCGCGCGGCGCGTTCCCCGACTCGCACCCGCAGCACCTCGGCATGCCGGGCATGCACGGCTCGGTCGCCGCGGTCGCCGCGATGCAGCGCGCCGACCTGCTGATCGCGCTCGGTGCCCGGTTCGACGACCGGGTCACCGGCCAGCTGTCCTCGTTCGCGCCGGACGCCGCCATCGTGCACGCCGACATCGACCCGGCCGAGATCTCCAAGAACCGCAAGGCCGACGTCCCGATCGTGGGCGACTGCAAGGAGATCATCGGCGAGCTGATCACCGCCGTCACCACGGAGTTCGAGCACGGCGGCAAGCCGGACCTCGCCGACTGGTGGACCCAGGCCGACGACTGGCGCAAGACCTACCCGGCCGGTTACGAGTGGCCCGACGACGGTTCGCTGTCGCCGCAGTACGTCATCGAGCGGATCGGCGAGCTCGTCGGCCCGGACGCCGTCTACGCCGCCGGTGTCGGCCAGCACCAGATGTGGGCCGCGCAGTTCGTCAAGTACGAGAACCCGCGCACCTGGATCAACTCCGGCGGCCTCGGCACCATGGGCTACGCGGTGCCCGCCGCGATGGGCGCGCAGTTCGGCGTGCCGGACAAGCCGGTGTGGGCGATCGACGGCGACGGCTGCTTCCAGATGACCAACCAGGAGCTGGCCACCTGCGCCATCGAGGGCGCGCCGATCAAGGTCGCCGTCATCAACAACGGCAACCTGGGCATGGTCCGGCAGTGGCAGAACCTCTTCTACTCGGAGCGGTACTCCAACACCGACCTCGGCACGCACAAGCACCGCATCCCGGACTTCGTGCTGCTGGCCGAGGCGCTGGGCTGCGCCGGCCTGCGGTGCGAGACGAAGGAAGACGTCGACGCCACCATCCGCCGCGCGATGGAAATCAACGACCGCCCCGTCGTGATCGACTTCGTCGTGGGGAAGGATGCCCAGGTGTGGCCGATGGTCGCCGCGGGCACCGGCAACGACGAGATCATGGCGGTCCGGGGCATTCGGCCGCTGTTCGACGACGACGAGGTCTCGGTCGAGACGATCAAGGAAGACACAGTCGCCGCGGAAGCCACCGGAGAGGGTGAGCGCTGA
- the ilvN gene encoding acetolactate synthase small subunit, producing MSVHTLSVLVENKPGVLARVSGLFSRRGFNIESLAVGPTENPEVSRMTIVVAVEELPLEQVTKQLNKLVNVIKIVELEQSTAVQRELLLVKVRADNTVRSQVLETVQLFRAKVVDVSPEALTVEATGTSDKIGALLRMLEPYGIRELVQSGMVAVGRGARSITATSPR from the coding sequence ATGAGCGTCCACACGCTGAGTGTCCTGGTCGAGAACAAGCCCGGTGTGCTCGCGCGCGTTTCGGGCCTGTTCTCCCGCCGCGGGTTCAACATCGAGTCCCTCGCCGTCGGGCCCACGGAAAACCCCGAGGTGTCCCGCATGACGATCGTGGTCGCCGTGGAAGAGCTACCGCTCGAACAGGTGACGAAGCAGCTCAACAAGCTGGTCAACGTGATCAAGATCGTCGAGCTGGAGCAGTCGACCGCCGTGCAGCGCGAACTGCTGCTGGTGAAGGTGCGCGCCGACAACACCGTGCGCAGCCAGGTCCTCGAAACCGTCCAGCTCTTCCGGGCCAAGGTGGTGGACGTCTCTCCCGAGGCACTCACCGTCGAGGCCACCGGGACGTCCGACAAGATCGGTGCGTTGCTGCGGATGCTGGAGCCGTATGGCATCCGCGAACTCGTGCAGTCCGGCATGGTCGCGGTCGGGCGTGGCGCCCGGTCCATCACCGCGACCTCCCCGCGCTAA
- the ilvC gene encoding ketol-acid reductoisomerase: MAVEIFYDDDADLSIIQGRKVAVIGYGSQGHAHSLSLRDSGVDVRIGLPEGSKSRAKAEEQGLRVLTPAEASAEADLIMILAPDTKQRHIYEQDIAPNLKDGDALFFGHGFNIRYDLIKPPSNVDVAMVAPKGPGHLVRRQFVDGKGVPALIAVEQDATGNAQALALSYAAAIGGARAGVIKTTFTEETETDLFGEQAVLCGGASALVQTGFEVLTEAGYAPEIAYFEVLHELKLIVDLMYEGGIARQRYSISDTAEYGDLTRGPRVISPAVKEEMKKILGEIQDGTFAREWVAEDEAGRPNFTKLEEQGNQHPIEETGKKLRGLMSWVDRPITETA; the protein is encoded by the coding sequence ATGGCAGTGGAAATCTTCTACGACGACGACGCCGACCTCTCGATCATCCAGGGGCGCAAGGTCGCTGTCATCGGCTACGGCAGCCAGGGCCACGCCCACTCGCTGAGCCTGCGCGACTCCGGCGTCGACGTCCGCATCGGCCTGCCCGAGGGGTCCAAGTCGCGGGCGAAGGCCGAGGAGCAGGGCCTGCGCGTGCTCACCCCGGCCGAGGCCTCGGCCGAGGCCGACCTGATCATGATCCTGGCGCCGGACACCAAGCAGCGCCACATCTACGAGCAGGACATCGCGCCGAACCTCAAGGACGGCGACGCCCTCTTCTTCGGGCACGGCTTCAACATCCGCTACGACCTGATCAAGCCGCCGTCCAACGTCGACGTCGCCATGGTCGCCCCGAAGGGCCCGGGCCACCTGGTCCGCCGCCAGTTCGTCGACGGCAAGGGCGTCCCGGCGCTCATCGCCGTGGAGCAGGACGCCACCGGCAACGCGCAGGCGCTCGCGCTCTCCTACGCGGCCGCCATCGGTGGCGCCCGCGCCGGCGTCATCAAGACGACGTTCACCGAGGAGACCGAGACCGACCTCTTCGGCGAGCAGGCCGTGCTCTGCGGTGGCGCGTCCGCGCTGGTGCAGACCGGGTTCGAGGTGCTCACCGAGGCCGGCTACGCCCCGGAGATCGCCTACTTCGAGGTGCTGCACGAGCTGAAGCTGATCGTCGACCTCATGTACGAGGGCGGCATCGCGCGCCAGCGCTACTCGATCTCCGACACCGCCGAGTACGGCGACCTGACCCGCGGCCCGCGCGTCATCTCGCCGGCGGTCAAGGAGGAGATGAAGAAGATCCTCGGCGAGATCCAGGACGGCACGTTCGCCCGCGAATGGGTCGCCGAGGACGAGGCCGGCCGGCCGAACTTCACCAAGCTCGAGGAGCAGGGCAACCAGCACCCGATCGAGGAGACCGGCAAGAAGCTCCGCGGCCTGATGTCGTGGGTGGACCGGCCGATCACCGAGACCGCCTGA
- a CDS encoding DUF397 domain-containing protein has translation MTDDKGHIRHHLDLSRAEWIRGEPAGVTLDEVVEYAFVPHTDGVTYVAMRKSPDPDGVVLVFTPSEWDAFLKGVDDGEFDLPEA, from the coding sequence ATGACCGATGACAAGGGGCACATCCGGCACCACCTCGACCTGTCACGGGCCGAGTGGATCCGGGGTGAACCTGCCGGCGTCACCCTCGACGAGGTCGTCGAGTACGCCTTCGTGCCGCACACCGACGGCGTCACCTACGTCGCGATGCGGAAGTCGCCGGATCCCGACGGCGTGGTCCTGGTCTTCACGCCTTCGGAATGGGACGCGTTCCTCAAGGGCGTCGACGACGGCGAGTTCGACCTGCCCGAAGCCTAG
- a CDS encoding nuclear transport factor 2 family protein codes for MNSPREVFAALSDGLTEGRWEELSALYAEDTVVEHPQAVPRPTRITGRATVHERFTGALAGTMRFKRRNVVVHKTTDPEVIVAEYDYDAESVQTGRTIPTANIQVLRVRDGLIVHSRDYHDYLRFAVVRDGVDHLVKAYEQAPPRELSPVTPESADTVFERLVHGVAAGRWDELPELYAEETHVTHPFLPGSGVVRTRDELRAHFAAGKALNPGFAVTDLVTYQGTDPEVLIGEFAYQGEYGGRPVRVANIFAMRISGSLIVESRDYGDHLAIAGELGKIPELAAKLS; via the coding sequence ATGAACTCGCCCCGCGAGGTGTTCGCCGCACTGTCCGACGGCCTCACCGAAGGCCGCTGGGAAGAACTTTCCGCGCTCTACGCCGAAGACACCGTCGTCGAACACCCCCAAGCAGTGCCGCGGCCGACCCGTATCACGGGCCGCGCGACGGTCCACGAACGGTTCACCGGCGCCCTCGCCGGCACGATGCGGTTCAAGCGCAGGAACGTCGTCGTCCACAAGACCACGGACCCCGAGGTGATCGTCGCCGAATACGACTACGACGCCGAATCGGTGCAGACCGGGCGGACGATCCCCACGGCCAACATCCAGGTGCTGCGCGTCCGCGACGGCCTGATCGTCCATTCCCGCGACTACCACGACTATCTGCGGTTCGCGGTCGTCCGCGACGGCGTCGACCACCTGGTCAAGGCCTACGAACAGGCGCCGCCGCGCGAACTGTCCCCGGTCACGCCGGAGAGCGCGGACACGGTGTTCGAGCGGCTCGTGCACGGCGTCGCCGCCGGGCGCTGGGACGAACTGCCGGAGCTGTACGCGGAGGAAACGCACGTCACGCACCCGTTCCTGCCGGGCTCCGGAGTGGTGCGCACCCGCGACGAGCTGCGCGCGCACTTCGCGGCGGGCAAGGCGCTGAACCCGGGGTTCGCCGTCACGGACCTGGTCACCTACCAGGGCACCGATCCCGAGGTGCTGATCGGCGAGTTCGCCTACCAGGGCGAGTACGGCGGGCGGCCGGTGCGGGTCGCGAACATCTTCGCCATGCGGATCTCCGGCAGCCTGATCGTGGAATCCCGCGACTACGGCGACCACCTCGCCATCGCCGGCGAACTCGGGAAGATCCCCGAACTGGCGGCCAAGCTCTCCTAG
- a CDS encoding ankyrin repeat domain-containing protein produces the protein MPGGLNLEQLRKRAKELARAEGVKLTEAQFRLARDHGFPSWPKLQAYVRRVTEHGDALHHPYHQDVGYYAERALGLLASAEDDTPGAKAPFARWNQPLTRDGARAVVAREHGFVSWKALRNHVKSLVDSGEPFARAYRAIEARDLAGLGKVLDEFPWLVTARGTNGNDLLGMAGATHDERLSRILLDRGADPARGNVHGWTPLHQAAYSNLPLLLDLLLRHGAPVDVPARGDGGTPLVVALFWGHREAAEKLAEHSRAPGNLRVAAGLGDVELLEELLTSGRGGAHRGFYRPHSGFPAWQPTDDPAESRDEALAWAARNDRVDALRTLVARGADVNADVYRGTALAWAAASGRLAAVRTLLDLGADVNLRGTFGGPHHGEGVTALHLAAQSGHLDVIRALVESGADPGARDAIFGSTPEKWAEVCGQPAARELLS, from the coding sequence GTGCCCGGTGGACTCAATCTCGAACAGCTCCGCAAGCGCGCAAAGGAACTCGCGCGCGCCGAGGGCGTCAAACTCACCGAAGCGCAGTTCCGCCTCGCGCGGGACCACGGCTTCCCGAGCTGGCCGAAGCTCCAGGCGTACGTCCGGCGCGTCACCGAACACGGGGACGCCCTGCACCACCCGTACCACCAAGACGTCGGCTACTACGCCGAGCGCGCGCTCGGCCTGCTCGCCTCGGCCGAGGACGACACCCCCGGCGCGAAGGCGCCCTTCGCGCGCTGGAACCAGCCGCTCACCCGCGACGGCGCCCGCGCGGTCGTTGCCCGCGAGCACGGTTTCGTTTCCTGGAAAGCACTCCGCAACCACGTCAAGTCGCTTGTGGACAGTGGCGAGCCGTTCGCCCGCGCCTACCGGGCCATCGAAGCCCGCGACCTCGCCGGGCTCGGGAAGGTGCTCGACGAGTTCCCCTGGCTCGTCACCGCGCGCGGCACCAACGGCAACGACCTGCTCGGCATGGCCGGCGCGACGCACGACGAGCGGCTCAGCCGGATCCTCCTCGACCGCGGCGCCGACCCGGCCCGCGGCAACGTCCACGGCTGGACACCCCTGCACCAGGCCGCGTACAGCAACCTGCCGCTGCTGCTCGACCTGCTCCTGCGGCACGGCGCCCCGGTCGACGTCCCGGCCCGCGGCGACGGCGGCACTCCCCTGGTCGTCGCCCTGTTCTGGGGCCACCGCGAGGCCGCCGAGAAGCTGGCGGAACACAGCCGGGCACCGGGCAACCTGCGCGTCGCGGCCGGGCTCGGCGACGTCGAGCTCCTCGAGGAGCTCCTGACATCCGGTCGCGGCGGTGCGCACCGCGGTTTTTACCGTCCCCACAGCGGTTTCCCCGCCTGGCAGCCGACGGACGACCCCGCCGAATCTCGGGACGAAGCCCTCGCCTGGGCCGCCCGCAACGACCGCGTCGACGCGCTGCGAACGCTCGTCGCGCGGGGCGCCGACGTCAACGCCGACGTCTACCGCGGTACCGCGCTGGCCTGGGCGGCGGCGTCGGGCCGGCTCGCCGCCGTCCGGACGCTCCTCGACCTCGGCGCCGACGTGAACCTCCGCGGCACGTTCGGCGGCCCGCACCACGGCGAGGGCGTCACGGCCTTGCACCTGGCCGCGCAGTCCGGCCACCTCGACGTCATCCGCGCCCTCGTCGAAAGCGGTGCCGACCCCGGCGCGCGGGACGCGATCTTCGGCAGCACCCCGGAGAAGTGGGCGGAGGTGTGCGGGCAGCCGGCCGCGCGGGAGCTGCTGAGCTAG
- a CDS encoding TIGR03620 family F420-dependent LLM class oxidoreductase, with protein sequence MSVGIWRFFDGAPIGALRETAAEVEELGFDAIWFGEYAGREAFTQAALLLAATEKLTIATGVARFDQRSPLAAEGAIRALGEAYPGRFVAGLGGHRPGARPLTALREFLDGMDAAELPGLPQPSPRPKRVLAALGPKLLDLAAERADGAHPYFVPPEHTAMARERLGPGKYLAVEQAVLLDPAPEVAREHVDGYVRLAKHHQENLRRLGFTDDDLADGGSDRLVDAIVVTGEQAIADRIRAHLDAGADHVCVQVLARTGKSYRRLAGLLP encoded by the coding sequence ATGAGCGTCGGGATCTGGCGGTTCTTCGACGGCGCCCCGATCGGCGCGCTCCGCGAAACGGCCGCCGAGGTGGAGGAACTCGGCTTCGACGCCATCTGGTTCGGCGAGTACGCCGGCCGGGAGGCGTTCACGCAGGCGGCGCTGCTGCTGGCGGCCACCGAAAAGCTGACCATCGCCACCGGGGTCGCGCGGTTCGACCAGCGCTCCCCGCTCGCCGCCGAAGGCGCCATCCGGGCACTGGGCGAGGCGTACCCTGGCCGGTTCGTCGCCGGCCTGGGCGGGCACCGGCCGGGCGCGCGGCCGCTGACGGCGTTGCGCGAGTTCCTCGACGGGATGGACGCGGCCGAGCTCCCGGGCCTCCCCCAGCCGTCGCCGCGCCCGAAGCGGGTCCTCGCCGCGCTCGGCCCGAAGCTGCTGGACCTGGCGGCCGAACGCGCCGACGGCGCCCACCCGTACTTCGTCCCGCCGGAGCACACCGCGATGGCGCGCGAACGCCTCGGCCCCGGCAAGTACCTCGCCGTCGAGCAGGCGGTGCTCCTCGACCCGGCCCCCGAGGTGGCCCGGGAGCACGTCGACGGGTACGTGCGGCTCGCGAAACACCACCAGGAGAACCTGCGGCGGCTCGGCTTCACCGACGACGACCTGGCCGACGGCGGCAGCGACCGCCTGGTCGACGCCATCGTCGTGACCGGCGAGCAGGCGATCGCCGACCGGATCCGGGCCCACCTCGACGCGGGCGCCGACCACGTCTGCGTCCAGGTACTGGCCCGCACCGGGAAGTCCTACCGCAGGCTGGCCGGCCTGCTGCCCTGA
- a CDS encoding TetR/AcrR family transcriptional regulator, with amino-acid sequence MTDVRPMRADARRNYERLLEEAKRAFAEHGVEASLEDIARRAGVGIGTLYRHFPTRDALLETLLRARFDAHAERARELLTHPEPLAALREWLAGLGDATGTFRGLVELTADALNDETSRLYESCHGMREGGSQLVERAKRAGELRPDVTAEELLLLLHAASWAGGHLPGEGGMQRLLALVFEGLRAS; translated from the coding sequence ATGACCGACGTCAGACCGATGCGCGCGGACGCCCGCCGCAACTACGAGCGCCTCCTCGAAGAGGCGAAGCGCGCCTTCGCCGAGCACGGCGTCGAGGCCTCCCTCGAAGACATCGCGCGCCGCGCCGGGGTCGGTATCGGCACGCTCTACCGGCACTTCCCGACCCGGGACGCGCTGCTCGAGACGCTGCTGCGCGCCCGGTTCGACGCGCACGCCGAGCGGGCGCGCGAACTGCTCACCCACCCCGAGCCGCTCGCCGCCCTGCGCGAGTGGCTCGCCGGGCTCGGGGACGCCACCGGCACCTTCCGCGGCCTCGTCGAGCTCACCGCCGACGCGCTGAACGACGAAACGTCCCGTTTGTACGAGTCGTGCCACGGCATGCGCGAGGGCGGTTCCCAGTTGGTGGAACGCGCGAAGCGCGCGGGCGAACTGCGTCCGGACGTCACCGCGGAGGAGCTGCTTCTGTTGCTGCACGCCGCATCGTGGGCGGGTGGGCACCTGCCCGGCGAAGGGGGCATGCAACGCCTGCTGGCTCTTGTTTTCGAAGGATTACGGGCGAGTTAA